One Haloterrigena salifodinae DNA window includes the following coding sequences:
- a CDS encoding DNA topoisomerase I, whose protein sequence is MELIITEKDNAARRIADILSGGTYDSSRENGVNVYEWGGKRCVGLSGHVVGVDFPDEYSDWRDVEPVELIDANVEKTATKENIVATLRILARKATRVTIATDYDREGELIGKEAYDIVRDVDEEVPIRRVRFSSITENEVQSAFDDPDDLDFDLAAAGEARQIIDLIWGAALTRFLSLSAGQLGNDFISVGRVQSPTLKLIVDREREIQAFDPETYWELFGDLTKDETTFEAQYFYRDEDDNEAERVWEEAVADEVYETLAERDSATVVDVNRRTRTDTPPEPFNTTQFIRAAGALGYSAKRAMSIAEDLYTAGYITYPRTDNTVYPDDLDPEELLDDFVGHPTLGDSAEDLLEADEIVPTEGDEETTDHPPIHPTGEIPTRGDVSDDEWEVFELVVRRFYATVADAAVWEHLKVVTEVDDYRLKSNGKRLVEPGYHDVYPYFSTSENYVPDVAEGEELALTDVELEEKETQPPRRYGQSRLIETMEDMGIGTKSTRHNTLEKLYDRGYIESDPPRPTKLAMAVVDAAENYADRVVSEEMTAQLEQDMDAIASGEATLDDVTDESREMLEEIFANLADSRDEIGDHLRKSLKDDKRLGPCPECGEDLLVRRSRHGSYFVGCDGYPDCENTLPLPSTGKPLILENECEEHGLNEVKMLAGRQTFVHGCPLCKAEDAGEGPVLGTCPDCGDEHDGELAVKTLESGSRLVGCTRYPDCEYSLPLPRRGDIEVTDERCDEHDLPELVVHSGDDPWELGCPICNYQEFQARESDSGSDLEALDGVGAKTVEKLADAGIESLDDLTEADPDAVAEDVDGVSADRVRTWQAKA, encoded by the coding sequence GGACGAGTACTCAGACTGGCGCGACGTCGAACCCGTCGAACTCATCGACGCGAACGTCGAGAAGACGGCGACGAAGGAGAACATCGTCGCGACGCTGCGCATCCTCGCGCGCAAGGCCACCCGCGTCACCATCGCGACCGACTACGACCGCGAGGGCGAACTCATCGGCAAGGAGGCCTACGACATCGTCCGCGACGTCGACGAGGAGGTCCCTATCCGCCGCGTTCGGTTCTCCTCGATCACGGAAAACGAGGTTCAAAGCGCTTTCGACGATCCGGACGACCTCGACTTCGATCTGGCGGCCGCGGGCGAGGCCCGCCAGATCATCGACCTGATCTGGGGCGCCGCGCTGACTCGCTTCCTCTCGCTGTCGGCGGGCCAGCTCGGCAACGACTTCATCTCGGTCGGGCGAGTGCAGTCGCCGACGCTGAAGCTGATCGTCGACCGCGAGCGCGAGATCCAGGCGTTCGATCCCGAGACCTACTGGGAGCTGTTCGGCGACTTGACCAAGGACGAGACCACGTTCGAGGCCCAGTACTTCTACCGCGACGAGGACGACAACGAGGCCGAGCGCGTCTGGGAGGAAGCCGTCGCCGACGAGGTCTACGAGACGCTGGCCGAGCGCGATTCGGCGACTGTCGTCGACGTCAACCGCCGGACGCGGACGGACACGCCGCCCGAGCCGTTCAACACAACCCAGTTCATCCGCGCGGCCGGCGCCCTCGGCTACTCCGCCAAGCGGGCGATGTCGATCGCCGAGGACCTCTACACCGCCGGCTACATCACCTACCCGCGGACGGACAACACCGTCTACCCCGACGACCTCGATCCCGAGGAACTGCTCGATGACTTCGTCGGCCACCCGACGCTCGGCGACTCGGCCGAGGACCTCCTCGAGGCCGACGAGATCGTCCCTACCGAGGGCGACGAGGAGACGACCGACCACCCGCCGATCCACCCGACCGGCGAGATTCCGACCCGCGGGGACGTCTCCGACGACGAGTGGGAGGTCTTCGAGCTCGTCGTCCGGCGGTTCTACGCGACCGTCGCCGACGCGGCCGTCTGGGAGCACCTCAAGGTCGTCACCGAGGTCGACGACTACCGGCTCAAGTCCAACGGCAAGCGCCTCGTCGAGCCCGGCTACCACGACGTCTACCCCTACTTCAGCACGTCCGAGAACTACGTCCCCGATGTCGCCGAGGGCGAGGAGCTCGCGCTGACCGACGTCGAACTCGAGGAGAAGGAGACCCAGCCGCCCCGACGCTACGGCCAGTCGCGGCTCATCGAGACCATGGAAGACATGGGGATCGGGACGAAGTCGACCCGCCACAACACCTTGGAGAAGCTGTACGACCGGGGCTACATCGAGAGCGATCCGCCGCGGCCGACCAAGCTCGCGATGGCCGTCGTCGACGCGGCCGAGAACTACGCCGACCGCGTCGTCAGCGAGGAGATGACGGCCCAGCTCGAACAGGACATGGACGCCATCGCCAGCGGCGAGGCGACGCTGGACGACGTCACCGACGAGTCCCGTGAGATGCTCGAGGAGATCTTCGCGAACCTCGCCGACTCGCGCGACGAGATCGGTGACCACCTCCGCAAGTCGCTCAAGGACGACAAGCGACTGGGGCCCTGCCCCGAGTGCGGCGAGGACCTGCTCGTTCGGCGCAGCCGCCACGGCTCCTACTTCGTCGGCTGCGACGGCTATCCGGACTGCGAGAACACGCTGCCGCTGCCCTCGACGGGCAAGCCGCTGATCTTAGAGAACGAGTGCGAGGAACACGGCTTAAACGAGGTCAAGATGCTCGCCGGCCGCCAGACGTTCGTCCACGGCTGCCCGCTCTGTAAGGCCGAAGACGCCGGCGAGGGTCCCGTGCTGGGTACTTGTCCGGACTGCGGAGACGAACACGACGGCGAACTCGCCGTCAAAACCCTCGAGAGCGGCTCGCGGCTCGTCGGCTGTACGCGCTATCCCGACTGCGAGTACTCGCTGCCGCTGCCCCGGCGCGGCGATATCGAGGTGACCGACGAGCGCTGCGACGAACACGACCTGCCCGAACTCGTCGTCCACAGCGGCGACGACCCCTGGGAGCTGGGCTGTCCAATCTGTAACTACCAGGAGTTCCAGGCCCGCGAGAGCGACTCCGGCTCCGACCTCGAGGCGCTGGACGGCGTCGGCGCCAAGACCGTCGAGAAACTCGCCGACGCGGGCATCGAGAGCCTGGACGATCTGACCGAGGCCGATCCGGACGCGGTCGCCGAGGACGTTGACGGCGTCAGCGCCGACCGGGTCCGAACCTGGCAGGCGAAGGCGTAG